One Xenopus tropicalis strain Nigerian chromosome 8, UCB_Xtro_10.0, whole genome shotgun sequence genomic window carries:
- the LOC116406899 gene encoding uncharacterized protein LOC116406899 isoform X2: MPRSLIILLIFAAGSSASSGPNQHGSCKVCSDLIRQHQCTWRCGVEQLETRNGKLASGYKHKAEVNNSCLHLKFQPNCTSFTLGCMQDGRKVPGNATVRCDVFPTIPAPPQTSTDGNRNTPDPNVTPSGTTSDLKVTPSGTTTDPKMTTNGTTSDFNKNTILYIGIGGVVIFVGVGAIVWKFRDYIRERCSCLSAGANYEHSAQYKAVRVRVNGDGGTSSSENPTIPSNPNLQDQRNDLLPSGNQDAVVVIVPNGDTENPNGTSADPA, from the exons ATGCCTCGCAGCCTGATCATCCTTCTTATCTTTGCGGCGGGCTCTTCCG CATCCTCTGGCCCCAATCAGCATGGAAGCTGCAAAGTCTGCTCAGATTTAATAAGACAACATCAATGTACGTGGCGCTGTGGGGTGGAACAGCTGGAGACGCGGAATGGGAAACTAGCGAGCGGTTATAAACACAAAGCAGAGGTTAATAATTCTTGCCTTCATCTAAAGTTTCAACCCAACTGCACCAGTTTTACTTTAGGTTGTATGCAGGATGGCCGTAAAGTCCCTGGTAATGCCACAGTGCGGTGTGATG TGTTCCCAACCATTCCTGCACCACCACAAACCTCCACTGATGGCAACAGGAATACACCTGATCCAAATGTGACACCCAGCGGAACTACATCTGATCTGAAGGTAACACCCAGCGGGACTACAACTGACCCGAAGATGACAACCAATGGGACTACATCTGACTTCAACAAAAACACAATCTTGTATATTG GTATCGGTGGTGTTGTCATTTTCGTCGGTGTTGGTGCAATAGTCTGG AAATTCCGAGATTATATCAGAGAGCGTTGTTCCTGTCTGTCGGCGGGGGCCAATTATGAGCATTCTGCCCAATATAAGGCAGTACG AGTAAGGGTGAATGGAGATGGAGGAACAAGCTCTTCTGAAAACCCCACAATTCCCTCAAATCCCAATCTGCAAGATCAGAGGAATGATCTTCTCCCTTCTGGAAATCAAGATGCAGTAGTTGTAATTGTGCCGAATGGTGATACAGAGAATCCTAATGGAACCAGCGCTGACCCTGCCTGA
- the LOC116406899 gene encoding uncharacterized protein LOC116406899 isoform X1: protein MPRSLIILLIFAAGSSASSGPNQHGSCKVCSDLIRQHQCTWRCGVEQLETRNGKLASGYKHKAEVNNSCLHLKFQPNCTSFTLGCMQDGRKVPGNATVRCDVFPTIPAPPQTSTDGNRNTPDPNVTPSGTTSDLKVTPSGTTTDPKMTTNGTTSDFNKNTILYIGLGIGGVVIFVGVGAIVWKFRDYIRERCSCLSAGANYEHSAQYKAVRVRVNGDGGTSSSENPTIPSNPNLQDQRNDLLPSGNQDAVVVIVPNGDTENPNGTSADPA from the exons ATGCCTCGCAGCCTGATCATCCTTCTTATCTTTGCGGCGGGCTCTTCCG CATCCTCTGGCCCCAATCAGCATGGAAGCTGCAAAGTCTGCTCAGATTTAATAAGACAACATCAATGTACGTGGCGCTGTGGGGTGGAACAGCTGGAGACGCGGAATGGGAAACTAGCGAGCGGTTATAAACACAAAGCAGAGGTTAATAATTCTTGCCTTCATCTAAAGTTTCAACCCAACTGCACCAGTTTTACTTTAGGTTGTATGCAGGATGGCCGTAAAGTCCCTGGTAATGCCACAGTGCGGTGTGATG TGTTCCCAACCATTCCTGCACCACCACAAACCTCCACTGATGGCAACAGGAATACACCTGATCCAAATGTGACACCCAGCGGAACTACATCTGATCTGAAGGTAACACCCAGCGGGACTACAACTGACCCGAAGATGACAACCAATGGGACTACATCTGACTTCAACAAAAACACAATCTTGTATATTG GATTAGGTATCGGTGGTGTTGTCATTTTCGTCGGTGTTGGTGCAATAGTCTGG AAATTCCGAGATTATATCAGAGAGCGTTGTTCCTGTCTGTCGGCGGGGGCCAATTATGAGCATTCTGCCCAATATAAGGCAGTACG AGTAAGGGTGAATGGAGATGGAGGAACAAGCTCTTCTGAAAACCCCACAATTCCCTCAAATCCCAATCTGCAAGATCAGAGGAATGATCTTCTCCCTTCTGGAAATCAAGATGCAGTAGTTGTAATTGTGCCGAATGGTGATACAGAGAATCCTAATGGAACCAGCGCTGACCCTGCCTGA